A region of the Leptospiraceae bacterium genome:
ATTCTTAAGTTGACAGCATTAGTAGCAAGGTTCACAATCAATAAAAGGATTTTAAATTAACCTTAATCAGATTTAAGAAGGATGCATCCAATGAGCCTGGAAGATAACAAACAAATCGTTCGAAATTACTTTGAATTCATTAACAAAAAAGAGAATCAAAGTGCTTTTGATTTGCTAAGTGATGATATAAATTGGTGGATTTTAGGTAGCACAAAAGTTTCGGGGACCAAAGACAAGCGGCTAATCACTCTTGGCTTCAAAATGATTCAACGTGCATTTGAACACATTGAATTTATCTTACATGATTTCACTGCAGAAGAAAATCGCGTTGCCGTTACAGCGGAGTCAAAAGGTAAACATTCAAACGGGAAAGAGTATAACAACCATTACCATTTTCTTTTCACAATCGAAAATGGTAAGGTTATTAAAGTTAAAGAATATCTAGATACAGAACATGCTTCTTGGATCGATGCAAAGTGATATACTACTTTGCTACGAATAATGTCTTGTAGCTCTCTCTATGATTGTAGGCTAAGAATGAGTTTGCGAAAACTAAAAAAATTCCCACCGGTAAACCTTGCATATCCAGAAATAAATGAACTAATAAAATATTTACTATGATCGGCGCAATCACCACTGTAGCAAGAGGAACAAATCTTCCTGACAGAAACATGATTCCACAGATAAGCTCGATTACCTTCACTGTAGGCATCATATAAATCGATGCTTCTAATCCATCATTAAAAACTTTCATTGCACCCATTTGCTCTGGTGGTGTAATGAGCTTAAACAAAAAGTAATTGAGCCAAATAGGAATAACGCCCCCATTAAACTTCTTACAACTATCACTGCTATTTTCATAAATTAATCTCCTAAAATTTATTCTTTTTTTATCGCTAAAAATTTTGAACCAACAACTTTTCCTTCGTATGCAGTCTTAAATAACATTTATAATTCAAATTTTTTTTAAGCTTCATTATATGCTTTTTCCAGTGGAGCAACTTCCAGTTTTATCATTTCCATCATGGCATCCATTACAGCCTTTACTTTTGTCGGATTAGAGTCGTTGATAAGTTCCATGAAACGTCTTGGAACAATTTGCCAAGTTAAACCGAATGGATCAGTAATCCAACCACACTGCATTGGTTTTGCACCCGCACTGATAAGCTTATTCCAATATTCATCGACTTCTTCTTGATCCTCACAGTTAACAAAAAGAGAAAAACCATTTGAAAACTGGAAATAGGAACCGCCGTTGTATCCCATAAAATTTTGACCGCCGATTACGAATTCCGCTGAAGTAATTGGACCTTCCTTACCATTGCGCGCAACGTTCTTTATTTCTGAATCAGGGAAGGTTGAAGTGTAGAATTCTATTGCAGCCTCAAGTTGATCATTAAACATGAGGAAGGGTGTAATTTTAGACATAGTTGTCTCCTTTATATTTTTGTATTTTTTTTGTAGTGCAATGCAATGACACCAGTTTGAAATTTTTTCGTACTGATGAGATCGAGCTTGAAGACTATTTTTAGATTGAAATGTTTCAAATAACCTCGGACCTTTTCCGGCAACGATTGGTTGAACTACAAAATGGTATTCGTCAATCAAACCAAGATCGGACAATTGGGAAGCTATACTCAAACTTCCTACTGCGATATCTTTGCCAGGTTTATTTTTCAAAGCGATCAATTCTTCTGCGATGTTTCCGCGAACGATTCTTGTTTTGTTTTCGGAAACTTCTTTTAATGTCGTTGAGAATACTAATAAATCAAGAGAGTCAAATACACGAGCAAATTCATTGCTAGACTCATCATCTGATTGGCTCTTAGCAACATCTGGCCAGTAAGGCACCATCAATTGGTATGTTTTTCGACCATAGAGAATAACATCTGTTTTCCGCAACAGTTCAGTAAAATAGTTGTGCAATTCTGCATCAGCAATCCCATCTTCATGGCTACAATATCCGTCTGCAGTAATATTGATTCCAAAAACTACTTTTCTCATATTTCTCCTTGCTGAAATGAATGGAGCAATTCATCCAGTCCCTCCATTGCAATTGTTAAACCTTCTTTGAATCCCATTTGTATGATTGCTTCAAGTTGTGTTAAGTCATCATAGCTAATTAGGATTTCTACCAAGGTGCCTTTTTCTATTTTATTAAATTTTGTATTCCAGTTTGATTTCGGTAATTCATTGTTTACCTCTCCATTTGCATCACAAAAACCATCTTCTAAAGTAAAATTTTTTTGATTTTGTATAGACAGGTATTTGGCGAATGACCAGTGCTCTTCTCCTTCTGGTCCAACCATAGCATAGAGCCAAACTCCACCTTCTCTAAAGTCCATAGATTTTGTTTTTGTCTTCCATGGTTTTGGTGCCCACCATTGATCCAGAATTTCGCTTTTTGTAAATGCATCCCATACTAAAGGGAGTGGTGCGGCAAATTCTCTTTTCACGATGATCGCATTATTACTCTTATCCACAACAAAATTCATAAGTAATCTAATAGGCATTTTATTTACCATTTTTTGTTATAATAATATGCATTGCTGCTTCAGAGGGTTTATGCTCTTTTATTTGATAACCAAGATCTGCCAAATCAATTCCATAAAAAAGATTTTCTCCTTTTCCTAAAAGCACCGGTGATACTGCTAAATGCATTTCGTCGATTAATTTCTTTTGTAGATATTGGCGAATTGTATTTACTCCCCCACCGATACGAACATCTTTACCGTTAGCCGCTATTTTGGCTTTTTGTAATGCTACTTCAATTCCCTCAGTGATAAAATGAAAAGTAGTTCCTCCCTCCATAACAATAGGCGATCTAGCATGGTTTGTTAATACGAAGACGTCGCAGTGATACGGAGGATTATCTCCCCACCATCCCTTCCACTCTTCATCTTTCCATTCCCCACGAATGGGACCGAACATATTTCGTCCAAGAATCCAGGCTCCAATGTTTTCAAATCCTTTAACAGCAAAATCATTATCAATTCCCATGGTGCCTTCCTGTTTATTGCCTCCATGCATTTTTTGAAATGATTGAGTTGGAAAAACCCATTCATGCAAAGCCATCCCCCCCATACCCAATGGATTTTCCAAACTTTGATTTGGTCCCGCTCCATATCCGTCAGCCGAAAGTGAAAAACATAAAACTTTTAGTTTACTCATTCTTATTATCCTTTATCCTTGCACGTGATTAGGATTCATCCAGAAAATTTCCCAGACATGCCCATCAATATCTTCAAATGTTCTGCTATACATAAAACCTAAATCCTGCGGGTCTTTTGTTTGCGTCCCACCGGCAGAGATTGCTTTATCTACTAATTTATCTAATGCTTTTTTGCTTTCAGCGGATAATCCGAGTAATGCTTCAACAGTTGTTTTAGTATTTGCAATTTCTTTGGTATTGAATGTTTTAAAGTAAGTTTCAACAAGTAACATAACATAAATTGTATCACTGATAATCATACAAGTTGCATTTTCATTTGTGAATTGTTGGTTAAATGTATAACCAAGTTTTGTAAAGAATTCAATTGATTTATTTAAATCCTTTACCGGTAAGTTTAAAAATATATTTGTTGCCATTTGATTCTCCTTTTTGTCCTCTCAATTTATTATTTATGAAATGATCCTAACCATACAGTGCACATCTAAATCTGTATAGTTTTTATAAACTTCCAAACAGTAACCTTTGGGATCGAGTTTAGGATGTTTGAGTAATTCTTTAAATGCATTCCCAATATTATTTCCATCTTGAAAATGATTTACTATGTACAATGTTGCAAAATTTCCTTTTTCAATTTTAAACTTTTGTAATTCACTATTTGGAATAGTATCAGAGCTTAATACTTCTGCACAAGCCTTGTATTGGATCACTCCTGTTTTATCAGGATGCGAAATTCCGAAATACCTTCTGTTGGGATGATCTGGTAACAAAGCATGTAATTTTTTGTAAGTCACTGGAACGTTATTTGGAAAATCGGGAGATGGTAGGTATACTACGTCAATATCCTTTTCAATTTTGATTTTATCCATTTATTTCATACCAGCTTTAATATATTTAACTAGCTGGTCTATGCAAGTTCCCCAACCTTCGTAAAAACCCATCTCTTCATGTTTCTTGCACTGTTCCACTGTCCAATGTCTTGCGATTGCGGCATATCTTGATTTACCGTTACCGAGGTCTTCAAAGTCTAAACTTGCAACAAGTAAGAAAGGTCTATCAGATGTATCTTCTGTAGGAAACCATCCCGGTAGAAACGCATCCGTCCACACAATACGTTTATTTTTAATTAGCTCCAAGTAAACTCCGGAGTTAGGAAACTCTTCCCCTTCAGGAGATTTCATCATGGTAAAAAATTCTCCACCAACTTTTAAGTCACATCTTGCGTCTATCGTTTGCCAAGGTTTTGGTGTAAACCAGGGAAGTAAATATTTAGGTTCAGTCCAACATTTCCAAAGAAGCTCTGCGGGTGCTTCTACGATTCTTTCTATTTTTAATTCTCTATCTTTCATGTTATTTGCCTGCTTTGATCCAATTGTTAATTATTATCTTGAGATTTTTCGATTTTGTTTTTATATCATTCTGATCTTTAAAGGATGCGACTGCTCTATCAGTAGTTTTCCAAACCAATAATCCTTTATCATCCGCAATCAAATTTTCACTTGGTAGCTTTTGCGTTTTTGCTCCTCGATGAAAAATCAATTGAATTTGAGTTGGTGGATGAATTCGCATCGTTATTCTATCTTGTCCTTCATAACAAAAGTTGGGAGCATTCCATTTAATGTTTTCCGTTAGCCCCTTGTTTGCTTCCAATATAACTTTGCGTAAGTATTCTATTTCTTTTTTTAAAGGATGTTTGAGGTTAAGTAAATACTGGTCAAGACTGCCTTCCTGTTTTGTTGATTTGGAAGTAACTTTTGTTTTATTTGTTAATTCCTCTGCTCTAAACCTTACAATTCGTTTAATCAAATCATAAGGGATTGGTTGATCCAATGGAAATTGAACGGAGCCTTTTCCTTGTTTATAGTTTGCTAGTTCCTTTTTAAATTCTTTATGTCCGGTAGGCGTTGCATAAAATCCAATATGATTTTTAAATCCAGCAAAATGAACCAATGACTTTCCATTTAACTGAAAAGTAGGTATCGCATAACTAATAGTTTCCTCTGCCTTCGGAATTATTTTTTTTATCGTTGCTCGTATTTTTTCTAAAATTTTCTGCACATTGTTAGGAAAGCTTGCGATGTATTCATCAATTGTTTTAAATTTTGTATTCATTTTGTTTTCCTTTTAAAAGCAGAATCAAATGGCTATCTTGCCATGTTTTTTCTTTTAAAATTAACTGCTCAGAATCCGCTTCACTAAACTTAATGGCTTTTAAGGCGTATTTAGCAGCATAAATCGCATGCGTAGCAACATGTGCTGTGGCGCAAGCATGACCTACTGCTCTAGCAGCAAATATTGCTGATTCGAAAGTGGAATTTCTTGCAGAATTATGACATGCAAAGGCTTTTTTTCTAGCCTCTACCATTTTTATTTTATCATTTATCCACAATCTTGCAGTCAAAATTGCATTGACGAGATTAGAATCGTCAGGATGTTCTTTTTCGAAAAGATTCAAAACACGCTCCGCACAATCACAAGCCCATATTGCTAATATTTTATGATTTGCTTTATCGGCAACAATTCGGTCATACTGATTTTTATCCATGGTTAACGAGGCTCTTTATGTTCCTGTTTTTTTGAACATGCACTCATTTTTCCGTAGCCTCGTAGTAAAGCGTTACAGCACTACCACCAAAAGTTTTAGTCTTCACGAGTTTCAAAATAGTTCTGTCGTTTATATTTTCAAATAATGCCTTACCGCTTCCAGCAACAACAGAGTGAACACAAAATTGGTATTCATCAATCAAATTAAGTTTCATTAGCTGTATAATTAAACTAGGACTGCCAACTAAAATGTCTTTAACCGATTGTTGTTTTAGTTCTAAAACTTCTTCTTCAACAGTTCGATTTGACAATCTTGCACTCTTCCATTCTAAATCTTTCAGCGTATGCGAAAAAACTATTTTCGGAATTCTGTTTATTGCAATCGCAAAGTCATTCATTGATTTTTCTTCGGAAGGATTTTCTAATATAGTTCGCCAATATTCCATAAGCTGATAGGTTGTTCTGCCATAGAGTATCGAGTCTGCTTGACTTAATAGATCCGTATAATGCTCGTGCATTCCTTCAACTGGTAGTCCCGCCGTATGATCGCAAATCCCATCCAGTGTCATATTCATAGCTGCAATTAATTTACTCATAGCATTCTCCTTTAAAAAATTTTTTTCATCAGTTTACGCTTATTCATTAGTATCCTCAACATCATAATCCTTTTTCATTTTCTCGAAAAAGATTGAGGCCCCCGTCTGTTCTCTCCCCCAAGAGGGGGAAGGAATAGAATGGGTAACGCCCAAACTATTTTTGTAATTCAGCCAAGTATTCTTCAAACTTAGCAAATGATCCTGCCCAACCTTTACTCATTCCATCCATTGCACCATTGAAGGTAACAATATTCTCGTCATTAGCCTCATACGGTGTCCATATTAAGGTTAATAATGTTTTGCCGCTCTTTTCTTCAAGGGTGATTGTTGTTTTCATTGTGAGAGGCCAAGTGGCGCTCATTGGATGAGAGATGATGTTTCCTTCTGCATCGGCGAAGGATTGGAGGTAAACCAACTTATGCGTTGGATGGATTTCTAAGTATTTTTGTTTGCCCCACATTTCGTTACCGTCTAACGTTCTTTGGCAGTAGTGATTTTCTCCACCTACTTTGAACTCAAACTTTTTGCAGGTCATTGTGAACCCTTGTGGCGAGCCCCACTTTTCTAAATGCGCTTGTTCTGTCCAAGCCTTCCAAACTAAATCTTGTGGAGCGTTAAATTCTCTTGTGATTATAAAATCTTTTAATTCCTCTTTATTTGCCATTGTCCTTCTCCTTTTTTTGTATCTCTTTTAAATATTCATCCAACCGATCAAAGCGCTCTTCCCAAAACTTGCGGTATTGGTCTAACCAGTTGTTAGCCTCATGCAAAGGCTCGGTTTTGAGATGACAAGGCCGCCATTGTGCGTCCTTGCCACGCGTGATGAGACCAGCTTTTTCTAAAACTTTCAAATGTTTGGTGATTGCCGGCATGCTCATATCAAACGGCTCAGCCAATTCTGAAACAGAAGCCTCCCCCTTGGAAAGCCTCGCGAGCATGGCTCGTCTAGTGGGGTCTGCCAATGCCCCAAAAGTCAAACTGAGCTTGTCTGTATCGCCTACATATTTAACCATTTAGTTAATTAACCTTTTGGTAAAATAAGAAAGGTAGGTTTTATTGTCAAATATTTTATATATTTTTAAGGAAGATTTATAAGTATTGAGAAACCTAATAATAGGTAGGAGACAAAATGAAAACAATATCAATGATTATCATGGTAACTTTAATTGCGATCGCTTCCCTTTCTGCAGAAACATCGCAAGAATGCACAAAGAAAGCAATGGATGTAAACAAAGAAGAGAGAAAAGCTTGCGATGCAAAAAAAGGGGACGAAAACAAAGCCTGTAAAAAAGAAGCAGC
Encoded here:
- a CDS encoding dihydrofolate reductase, translating into MSKLKVLCFSLSADGYGAGPNQSLENPLGMGGMALHEWVFPTQSFQKMHGGNKQEGTMGIDNDFAVKGFENIGAWILGRNMFGPIRGEWKDEEWKGWWGDNPPYHCDVFVLTNHARSPIVMEGGTTFHFITEGIEVALQKAKIAANGKDVRIGGGVNTIRQYLQKKLIDEMHLAVSPVLLGKGENLFYGIDLADLGYQIKEHKPSEAAMHIIITKNGK
- a CDS encoding SRPBCC family protein, whose protein sequence is MKDRELKIERIVEAPAELLWKCWTEPKYLLPWFTPKPWQTIDARCDLKVGGEFFTMMKSPEGEEFPNSGVYLELIKNKRIVWTDAFLPGWFPTEDTSDRPFLLVASLDFEDLGNGKSRYAAIARHWTVEQCKKHEEMGFYEGWGTCIDQLVKYIKAGMK
- a CDS encoding winged helix-turn-helix transcriptional regulator; its protein translation is MVKYVGDTDKLSLTFGALADPTRRAMLARLSKGEASVSELAEPFDMSMPAITKHLKVLEKAGLITRGKDAQWRPCHLKTEPLHEANNWLDQYRKFWEERFDRLDEYLKEIQKKEKDNGK
- a CDS encoding SRPBCC domain-containing protein, whose translation is MANKEELKDFIITREFNAPQDLVWKAWTEQAHLEKWGSPQGFTMTCKKFEFKVGGENHYCQRTLDGNEMWGKQKYLEIHPTHKLVYLQSFADAEGNIISHPMSATWPLTMKTTITLEEKSGKTLLTLIWTPYEANDENIVTFNGAMDGMSKGWAGSFAKFEEYLAELQK
- a CDS encoding VOC family protein, translated to MSKITPFLMFNDQLEAAIEFYTSTFPDSEIKNVARNGKEGPITSAEFVIGGQNFMGYNGGSYFQFSNGFSLFVNCEDQEEVDEYWNKLISAGAKPMQCGWITDPFGLTWQIVPRRFMELINDSNPTKVKAVMDAMMEMIKLEVAPLEKAYNEA
- a CDS encoding transcriptional regulator, with product MDKIKIEKDIDVVYLPSPDFPNNVPVTYKKLHALLPDHPNRRYFGISHPDKTGVIQYKACAEVLSSDTIPNSELQKFKIEKGNFATLYIVNHFQDGNNIGNAFKELLKHPKLDPKGYCLEVYKNYTDLDVHCMVRIIS
- a CDS encoding DUF1801 domain-containing protein, which translates into the protein MNTKFKTIDEYIASFPNNVQKILEKIRATIKKIIPKAEETISYAIPTFQLNGKSLVHFAGFKNHIGFYATPTGHKEFKKELANYKQGKGSVQFPLDQPIPYDLIKRIVRFRAEELTNKTKVTSKSTKQEGSLDQYLLNLKHPLKKEIEYLRKVILEANKGLTENIKWNAPNFCYEGQDRITMRIHPPTQIQLIFHRGAKTQKLPSENLIADDKGLLVWKTTDRAVASFKDQNDIKTKSKNLKIIINNWIKAGK
- a CDS encoding dihydrofolate reductase family protein, translating into MSKLIAAMNMTLDGICDHTAGLPVEGMHEHYTDLLSQADSILYGRTTYQLMEYWRTILENPSEEKSMNDFAIAINRIPKIVFSHTLKDLEWKSARLSNRTVEEEVLELKQQSVKDILVGSPSLIIQLMKLNLIDEYQFCVHSVVAGSGKALFENINDRTILKLVKTKTFGGSAVTLYYEATEK
- a CDS encoding nuclear transport factor 2 family protein, giving the protein MSLEDNKQIVRNYFEFINKKENQSAFDLLSDDINWWILGSTKVSGTKDKRLITLGFKMIQRAFEHIEFILHDFTAEENRVAVTAESKGKHSNGKEYNNHYHFLFTIENGKVIKVKEYLDTEHASWIDAK
- a CDS encoding SRPBCC domain-containing protein, whose translation is MPIRLLMNFVVDKSNNAIIVKREFAAPLPLVWDAFTKSEILDQWWAPKPWKTKTKSMDFREGGVWLYAMVGPEGEEHWSFAKYLSIQNQKNFTLEDGFCDANGEVNNELPKSNWNTKFNKIEKGTLVEILISYDDLTQLEAIIQMGFKEGLTIAMEGLDELLHSFQQGEI
- a CDS encoding glyoxalase/bleomycin resistance/extradiol dioxygenase family protein, which translates into the protein MATNIFLNLPVKDLNKSIEFFTKLGYTFNQQFTNENATCMIISDTIYVMLLVETYFKTFNTKEIANTKTTVEALLGLSAESKKALDKLVDKAISAGGTQTKDPQDLGFMYSRTFEDIDGHVWEIFWMNPNHVQG